A stretch of DNA from Mucilaginibacter daejeonensis:
TCGGCCTTGGCGCCATGCAGTTGGGCCTGAACGGCGCTCTGCTGAATCCTAATGATCCTGAAGTGAACATGCCGCTTACCATGCAAAGCGCCATCATCCCTGATGGAAGGGTGGGCGTCTTTTATTCTGACAACAAGTACTACGCTGGCCTTTCGGCCGATAACCTGATCGCGCAGTTCATCAACGTGCGTAACCGGGGTTTCATCGCGCAGCCTAAGCCGCACTATTACCTGACCGCAGGTGCATTGTATCCGCTATCAGAGGATGTTCTGATCAGACCGAGCTTTTTGCTGAAGGATGATAACGGTGGCCCAACCAGTTTGGACCTTAATGCGTTCATTATGTTCGGTCAAAAGCTTTGGGTAGGTGGCTCGTACCGTACCGGCGTTAAGCTGTATAACAAAAGCTACTTACAGAATGACCTGAGCTATCTGAACTCGTTCGTGGCGGCAGTAGAGGTGTTTCCACTCGAGAACCTCCGTGTGGGTTACGCCTACGATATGTCGATCGGTCCGCTGAAAGGTTACAGCAGCGGTACGCACGAGATATCGATCGGCTTTTATATCAGGACACAAAAAACAAGGATGTTAACGCCAAGATTCTTTTGATACCATGTTGAACAACGGTAATTGGATACGATCAGGCCGCGCATCTGTTGGGCGTGGGGTCATAGCAGTGGCAGCGTTCGTGCTTATGTCGGGGCAAACCGCCAAAGCGCAGTATGTACAGAAA
This window harbors:
- a CDS encoding PorP/SprF family type IX secretion system membrane protein; amino-acid sequence: MKRLLTILFILTAGRLFAQQDAQQSQYMFNGIYINPAYAGYKENLNFHSYFRSQWTGIEGSPTSMSLAVDAIANNGNVGLAFQLASDKLGAQSYLSAYANYAYRLRMNEEGSSRLAFGLGLGAMQLGLNGALLNPNDPEVNMPLTMQSAIIPDGRVGVFYSDNKYYAGLSADNLIAQFINVRNRGFIAQPKPHYYLTAGALYPLSEDVLIRPSFLLKDDNGGPTSLDLNAFIMFGQKLWVGGSYRTGVKLYNKSYLQNDLSYLNSFVAAVEVFPLENLRVGYAYDMSIGPLKGYSSGTHEISIGFYIRTQKTRMLTPRFF